The following are encoded together in the Flammeovirga agarivorans genome:
- a CDS encoding phosphatase PAP2 family protein, with protein MQPFEWERELFLFLNGHHNEASDAFFWWLTTPVNSWPLYVFLIGFSYWKFGWKNTLMTLIGVGIAIGLADVIASQIFKPLVNRPRPSHDSAIADLVHTLHGYRGGPLGFVSSHASTSMAIALFFFLEWKNKVKGAALLFIWTALYSYSRIAVGVHFVGDILGGWIVGILAVYLSRLILREVTKRYPQLKT; from the coding sequence ATGCAGCCTTTTGAATGGGAAAGAGAACTATTCCTTTTTCTAAATGGACATCATAATGAAGCATCAGACGCTTTTTTTTGGTGGTTAACAACACCAGTTAATTCTTGGCCTTTGTATGTATTTCTTATAGGTTTTTCTTATTGGAAATTTGGCTGGAAAAATACTCTAATGACATTAATAGGTGTAGGAATAGCTATTGGTTTAGCAGATGTGATAGCTTCACAAATCTTCAAGCCATTAGTCAATAGACCAAGACCTTCGCATGATAGTGCAATAGCAGATTTGGTCCACACATTACATGGTTATAGAGGTGGGCCATTAGGATTTGTCTCTTCACATGCCTCTACTTCTATGGCAATAGCCTTGTTTTTCTTTCTGGAATGGAAGAATAAAGTAAAGGGAGCTGCTTTATTATTTATCTGGACAGCGTTGTATTCTTACAGCAGAATTGCCGTAGGTGTACATTTTGTTGGAGATATTTTAGGTGGATGGATAGTAGGTATTCTTGCCGTATACTTATCAAGACTTATTTTGAGAGAAGTCACAAAAAGGTATCCCCAGCTAAAAACTTAG
- a CDS encoding ArnT family glycosyltransferase, whose protein sequence is METKSITESRATSIVLRLIVISSIVRGFIGGTMEFSNDEVYYWTYALYPELSHFDHPPMVGWVIQLFTFNLALPYEFFMRLGGVVFAGINTFLAFKIASRLKDNIAGIYAAFLYTSSIYASILAGIFIIPDTPQTLFWMLSLYFLMESLPKEKIDSKTRLNLVLGGLMIGLAGLSKYHGAFIGIGVALYAIIADRRWLKDWSLWAAGLVAVLCMTPVLLWNYGNDFISFTFHTERVTPALEVRLDYFFTEVGGQIAYNNPWNWYLIIAALVGIFKGKKVMEKKQLQVLLYNGLPLILVFTSFAIFRRTLPHWTGPGYLPLIIIAAVYWRVKLIDSKAKNAWRLWKPRRIVGSTTFLTVLLAIAYWLINYSPIQLGKNDINKPEVFGEYDFTQDMYGWRQINKKIIPIIDKDVEAGNMPKDAKFVGFEWFPGTHIDFYIAYPNHHKMIMMGNWDQIHKYAWINEDRGGLEKGEDVYFINVTNWERDVHKQFGNYFEKIEEVDRVEVTRSGVLMRYAYLYRLRGYKGNYDFPNPHEKKHKLK, encoded by the coding sequence ATGGAAACAAAAAGTATTACAGAAAGTAGAGCTACTAGCATTGTTCTTCGTTTGATTGTTATTAGTTCTATAGTCCGAGGATTTATTGGAGGGACTATGGAATTTAGTAATGATGAGGTGTATTATTGGACATACGCTTTATATCCTGAATTGAGCCATTTTGATCATCCTCCAATGGTAGGTTGGGTGATTCAACTTTTTACATTCAATTTAGCATTGCCCTACGAATTTTTTATGCGATTAGGAGGGGTTGTGTTTGCAGGGATAAATACATTTTTAGCATTTAAAATCGCATCCAGGTTAAAAGATAATATTGCAGGTATATATGCTGCTTTTTTATATACATCATCTATTTACGCATCGATTTTGGCAGGGATATTTATTATCCCTGATACTCCACAGACCTTGTTTTGGATGTTGAGCTTGTATTTTCTGATGGAATCTTTACCTAAAGAGAAAATCGATAGTAAGACAAGATTAAACTTGGTTTTAGGTGGTTTGATGATCGGTTTGGCAGGTTTGTCGAAATATCATGGAGCCTTTATCGGAATAGGTGTTGCTTTATATGCAATCATTGCAGATAGAAGATGGTTGAAAGATTGGAGCTTGTGGGCTGCGGGGTTAGTAGCCGTTTTATGCATGACTCCTGTGTTGTTGTGGAACTATGGTAATGATTTTATCAGTTTTACATTCCATACAGAAAGAGTAACGCCGGCTTTGGAAGTAAGATTAGACTACTTTTTTACTGAAGTAGGTGGACAAATCGCATACAATAATCCTTGGAACTGGTACTTGATTATCGCTGCATTGGTGGGTATTTTCAAAGGGAAGAAGGTGATGGAGAAGAAACAATTGCAAGTATTGTTATATAATGGCTTGCCATTGATTTTAGTATTTACATCTTTCGCGATTTTCAGAAGAACACTTCCCCATTGGACAGGCCCTGGATATTTACCATTAATCATCATTGCTGCAGTTTATTGGAGAGTGAAATTGATTGATTCAAAAGCGAAAAATGCTTGGAGACTTTGGAAACCAAGACGAATTGTCGGTTCAACTACCTTCTTAACTGTTTTATTAGCCATTGCATATTGGTTGATAAATTATAGTCCGATTCAATTAGGTAAAAATGATATCAATAAGCCGGAAGTATTTGGTGAGTATGACTTCACACAAGATATGTACGGTTGGAGGCAGATAAATAAGAAAATTATTCCAATTATTGATAAAGATGTAGAAGCCGGAAACATGCCTAAGGATGCCAAATTCGTAGGTTTCGAATGGTTCCCAGGTACACATATAGATTTTTATATTGCCTACCCTAATCATCATAAAATGATCATGATGGGCAATTGGGATCAGATTCATAAATATGCCTGGATCAATGAAGATAGAGGTGGATTGGAAAAGGGAGAAGATGTTTACTTTATCAATGTGACGAATTGGGAGAGAGACGTTCACAAACAGTTTGGTAACTATTTTGAAAAAATTGAAGAAGTAGATCGAGTAGAAGTAACAAGAAGTGGAGTATTGATGCGTTATGCATATCTCTATAGATTGAGAGGATATAAAGGAAATTACGACTTCCCGAATCCTCATGAAAAGAAACATAAACTCAAATAG
- a CDS encoding IMPACT family protein encodes MEDAYLTIKGTSEGLYKEKGSKFIALAHHVTTEEEAKAIVKGYRKEYYDARHWCYAYILGADKAKYRANDDGEPSGSAGLPILGQLRSSNVTDTLVVVIRYFGGTKLGVPGLIHAYKTSAAEALELADIEEKFVQRKIKITFAYPEMNDVMKVAKQYELDFGQQSFDELCHIEFLVRESLFPQVKEKLEDVNELIFSEL; translated from the coding sequence ATGGAAGACGCATACTTAACGATCAAAGGTACCAGCGAAGGCCTTTACAAAGAAAAAGGTAGTAAGTTTATTGCTCTAGCACATCATGTTACTACAGAGGAAGAAGCTAAAGCTATTGTCAAAGGCTACCGTAAAGAATATTATGATGCTAGACATTGGTGCTACGCTTACATTCTAGGTGCTGATAAAGCAAAGTATAGGGCCAATGATGATGGAGAACCTAGTGGATCTGCAGGTCTTCCTATTTTAGGTCAACTACGCTCTAGCAATGTCACTGATACCTTAGTTGTTGTCATTCGTTATTTTGGAGGGACTAAACTAGGAGTTCCTGGTCTAATTCATGCCTACAAAACGTCGGCTGCCGAAGCTCTAGAACTTGCAGATATCGAGGAGAAGTTCGTACAACGCAAGATTAAAATTACATTTGCCTACCCCGAGATGAATGATGTAATGAAAGTTGCCAAGCAATACGAATTAGACTTTGGACAACAATCTTTTGATGAACTTTGTCATATTGAATTTTTAGTTAGGGAAAGTTTATTCCCTCAGGTGAAAGAAAAACTAGAAGACGTTAACGAACTTATCTTTTCAGAATTGTAA
- the lepA gene encoding translation elongation factor 4 — MENIRNFSIIAHIDHGKSTLADRLLESTQTVAQRDMQSQLLDNMDLERERGITIKSHAIQMNYLHEGEEYVLNLIDTPGHVDFSYEVSRSIAACEGALLIVDASQGIEAQTISNLYLAMEHDLEIIPVMNKIDLPHANPEVVADQIMDLLGCEREDIIEASGKTGLGVENILAGIVNRIPAPEGDPKEPLQALIFDSVYNSFRGVEVYYRILNGTLKKGDLVKFVNTGKEYKADEIGVLKLEQESRKSISAGNVGYIISGIKEAKEVKVGDTITLTERPCEEAIQGFEDVKPMVFAGIYPVDTTEYEDLRASLEKLQLNDASLVWEPETSVALGFGFRCGFLGMLHLEIVQERLEREFNMTVITTAPSVQYHAYMNNATKDEVVVNAPSDMPDPSKLDRIEEPYIKANIISKAEYVGPIMSLCMEKRGELKNQVYLTTDRVELIFEIPLSEIVFDFFDKLKTISRGYASLDYELIGFRPSKLVKLDILLNNDPVDAFSAIVHRDGAYDRGKKICEKLREVISRQQFEIPIQAAIGTKIIARETIKALRKNVIAKCYGGDISRKRKLLEKQKKGKKRMRQLGNVEVTQEAFMSVLKVD, encoded by the coding sequence ATGGAGAATATTCGCAACTTTTCGATTATTGCACATATCGACCATGGTAAGTCAACATTAGCCGATCGTCTTTTAGAGTCGACGCAAACTGTTGCACAAAGGGATATGCAAAGTCAGTTGCTAGATAATATGGATTTGGAGCGTGAGCGAGGTATCACTATCAAGTCGCACGCTATTCAGATGAACTACCTTCATGAAGGTGAAGAGTATGTTTTAAACTTGATTGATACACCTGGTCACGTTGACTTTTCATACGAGGTGTCAAGATCAATTGCAGCCTGTGAAGGAGCGTTACTAATTGTCGATGCTTCTCAAGGTATCGAAGCACAAACAATTTCGAACCTTTACTTGGCGATGGAACATGACTTGGAAATTATTCCAGTGATGAATAAAATTGACTTACCACATGCCAACCCTGAAGTGGTAGCGGATCAAATCATGGACCTTTTAGGTTGTGAGAGAGAAGATATCATTGAAGCGTCAGGTAAGACAGGTTTAGGTGTGGAGAATATTCTTGCAGGAATTGTAAATAGAATCCCTGCTCCAGAAGGAGATCCAAAAGAACCATTACAAGCACTAATCTTTGATTCAGTGTATAACTCATTCAGAGGTGTAGAAGTATACTACCGTATTTTGAATGGTACATTGAAAAAAGGTGACCTTGTAAAGTTTGTCAATACAGGAAAAGAATATAAAGCTGACGAAATTGGTGTACTTAAGTTAGAACAAGAATCTAGAAAAAGTATCTCCGCTGGTAACGTAGGCTATATCATTTCTGGTATTAAAGAAGCAAAAGAAGTAAAAGTAGGTGATACAATTACTTTAACAGAACGCCCTTGTGAAGAAGCAATTCAAGGTTTTGAGGATGTGAAGCCAATGGTATTCGCTGGTATTTACCCTGTAGATACAACAGAATACGAAGACTTGAGAGCATCTCTTGAAAAATTACAGCTGAATGATGCATCACTAGTATGGGAGCCGGAAACATCAGTTGCCTTAGGTTTTGGTTTCCGTTGTGGTTTCCTAGGTATGCTTCACTTAGAAATTGTACAAGAGCGTTTAGAGCGTGAATTCAATATGACGGTGATTACTACTGCTCCATCAGTACAATACCATGCATATATGAACAATGCTACTAAAGATGAAGTGGTTGTAAATGCTCCTTCTGATATGCCAGATCCATCTAAATTAGATAGAATCGAAGAGCCATATATCAAGGCGAATATTATATCTAAGGCAGAGTACGTAGGCCCAATTATGAGCTTATGTATGGAAAAAAGAGGAGAATTGAAGAATCAAGTATACTTAACAACAGATAGAGTAGAGTTGATCTTTGAAATTCCTTTATCAGAAATTGTATTTGACTTCTTTGATAAGTTAAAGACGATTTCTAGAGGATACGCTTCACTTGATTATGAATTGATCGGTTTCCGTCCATCTAAATTAGTGAAATTGGATATTCTATTGAACAATGATCCTGTAGATGCATTCTCTGCAATTGTTCATAGAGACGGTGCTTATGATCGTGGTAAGAAGATTTGTGAGAAACTACGTGAAGTAATTTCTCGTCAGCAATTCGAGATTCCAATTCAAGCAGCTATCGGAACAAAAATTATCGCCAGAGAAACAATTAAGGCTTTACGTAAGAACGTAATCGCAAAATGTTATGGTGGTGATATCTCTCGTAAGCGTAAGCTATTAGAGAAACAGAAAAAAGGTAAGAAACGTATGCGTCAGTTGGGTAACGTAGAAGTAACTCAAGAGGCGTTTATGTCAGTATTGAAGGTAGACTAA
- a CDS encoding EI24 domain-containing protein translates to MKPLNYYKTVSLSLKNYSKAFQFIKEHQLTKYYIYISFFALLLSFLIISGGLYLSHQTIQAVEQFSMVISFKEWVASSFPSIADSLVYWSLFFLIEVPILISGFLVFPVILNTITFPILDSLTEKVNTILFEPDATSSMNLKRMMNMFFEITIPNAFKSIIYSLILLPFSFIPVIGPLVVVISISINAYYLGFDVLDNYFENWNIKVDQSKRFIRSHKKVSICTGLGGSLIAMIPIIGGVLSPALSIVAGGLILKELEVYETFKNDI, encoded by the coding sequence ATGAAACCATTAAACTACTATAAAACGGTATCTTTAAGCTTAAAGAATTATTCAAAAGCATTTCAGTTTATCAAAGAACATCAACTGACAAAGTATTATATCTACATCAGTTTTTTTGCTCTTCTTTTAAGTTTTCTGATTATCAGTGGTGGTTTATACCTGAGTCATCAAACTATACAAGCAGTTGAACAGTTTAGTATGGTCATTTCTTTTAAAGAATGGGTAGCTTCCTCTTTTCCTTCTATTGCCGACTCTTTAGTTTATTGGTCGTTATTTTTCTTGATTGAAGTTCCTATACTCATTTCTGGGTTTCTTGTCTTCCCTGTAATTCTCAATACCATTACTTTTCCTATTCTAGATAGTTTGACAGAGAAAGTGAATACCATTTTGTTTGAACCCGATGCGACCTCAAGCATGAATCTCAAGCGAATGATGAACATGTTTTTTGAAATCACAATTCCTAATGCTTTCAAGAGTATTATCTATTCTTTGATTCTCCTTCCTTTTTCTTTTATCCCTGTCATTGGTCCGTTAGTAGTTGTCATATCTATATCGATCAACGCCTATTATTTGGGTTTTGACGTTTTAGATAACTATTTTGAGAATTGGAACATCAAAGTAGATCAAAGTAAGCGATTTATACGTTCTCATAAGAAAGTATCGATCTGTACAGGTCTTGGGGGAAGCTTAATTGCTATGATACCTATCATTGGAGGAGTTTTATCTCCTGCATTAAGCATCGTTGCTGGTGGGTTAATATTAAAAGAATTAGAAGTTTATGAGACTTTCAAAAACGACATATAA
- a CDS encoding DUF6787 family protein translates to MINKLKKRWNVKSNTDVIIILLVFALTGTTFMYTIKPYVYPIFGITSESATWVRILAFFFIGLPCYQVLLLIWGTLLGQFKFFWEFEKRMFRRMIGKK, encoded by the coding sequence ATGATAAATAAGCTAAAAAAACGTTGGAATGTTAAGAGTAACACAGATGTTATCATCATCCTCTTAGTCTTTGCACTAACAGGGACTACGTTTATGTACACTATCAAACCTTATGTATATCCAATCTTCGGGATTACTAGTGAAAGTGCTACTTGGGTTCGTATTTTAGCCTTCTTTTTTATAGGACTTCCATGCTATCAAGTACTTCTACTTATTTGGGGAACATTACTTGGTCAATTCAAGTTTTTCTGGGAATTTGAAAAACGAATGTTTAGACGAATGATTGGAAAAAAATAA
- a CDS encoding alpha/beta hydrolase family protein — protein sequence MKKIEFVLPSNYNQQRFLADARWINEGKLPTVILVHGFKGFKDWGAFNLIADTFAQQGYCCIKLNFHSDGTTLDMPYEVVDHTAFGNNNFSKELDDLGVLIDWLHHESCPLSCVDTNALYLLGHSRGGGVSLLKTAEDQRIKKVATLASIPRVDSFSEEVMQQWKSEGVIHVVNGRTQEELPLFYQAVEDFNANKGRLSIGENISKVATPILLIHGDQDETVPVQSLDMLKAFQPNAETVVIEGASHTFGSKHPWTEENLPEHLQVAINKVLEHFGK from the coding sequence ATGAAAAAGATAGAATTTGTATTACCATCTAACTATAATCAACAACGATTTTTAGCAGATGCTCGATGGATAAATGAAGGAAAACTCCCAACTGTTATTCTTGTACATGGTTTTAAAGGCTTCAAAGATTGGGGTGCTTTTAATTTAATAGCCGATACTTTTGCTCAACAAGGATACTGCTGCATTAAATTAAACTTCCATAGCGATGGAACAACACTCGATATGCCTTACGAAGTAGTCGACCATACTGCTTTTGGTAACAATAATTTCAGTAAAGAATTAGACGACCTCGGTGTACTTATCGATTGGCTTCATCATGAAAGCTGTCCTTTATCGTGTGTTGATACAAATGCTTTATATCTCTTAGGGCACAGTAGAGGTGGCGGAGTTTCTCTATTGAAAACTGCCGAGGATCAACGTATCAAAAAAGTAGCTACTTTAGCCTCTATCCCGAGAGTTGATTCTTTTTCTGAAGAAGTAATGCAACAATGGAAATCAGAAGGTGTTATTCATGTTGTTAATGGAAGAACACAAGAAGAACTTCCTCTTTTTTACCAAGCAGTAGAAGACTTTAATGCTAATAAAGGTCGCTTATCGATCGGCGAAAATATCAGTAAAGTTGCAACACCTATCTTATTAATACATGGAGATCAGGATGAAACCGTTCCTGTACAAAGTCTAGATATGCTAAAAGCTTTTCAACCCAATGCCGAAACTGTAGTGATAGAAGGAGCTTCTCATACCTTTGGATCCAAACATCCATGGACGGAAGAAAACCTACCTGAACATTTACAAGTAGCTATCAATAAAGTATTAGAGCATTTCGGAAAATAG
- a CDS encoding PP2C family protein-serine/threonine phosphatase: MILLSWIPKFRNSTHRYWQYFYSITITSIIYSLYAITFLAYNHPLFEAGLYIITAMEMVFFTYSVLPSAVITSIILGGLFTFSTLLEVNFHILSTFSLLPNFIAIHIAMIFIFIIKNKNHYQGFVNYCLLENERNRNQKLYDITLNQNKTLVTQNFKIEQQKNLLSSQFHEIEDSLKYASNIQSALLPSFQSLTLSRIKDAFLYNRPKHLVSGDFHWHGTTQEHQVIATGDCTGHGVPGALMSMLGISLLDRIVNTEKVDNPKVIIERLHREINHLLKNTEHNNDGMALSIICVPLDTTKNTLTFAGAKSPLLIIKNEKVEFFRGSRYYIGGDIDLHEKCHNNTVNIEKDMLVYMYSDGFEDQFGGEKNKKYKAAQFRTLLQGISHKTCNEQKIMLEQEFKQWKDTPSKASFQVDDVLVMGLRF, from the coding sequence ATGATTCTATTATCATGGATTCCTAAATTCAGAAATAGTACCCACAGATATTGGCAATACTTTTACAGCATTACTATAACTTCTATTATTTATAGCTTATATGCTATCACTTTCCTTGCATATAATCACCCTCTATTTGAAGCTGGTCTTTACATTATCACTGCGATGGAAATGGTTTTCTTTACATATAGTGTATTACCATCTGCCGTTATTACTAGTATTATTCTCGGAGGACTTTTCACCTTTTCTACATTGCTAGAAGTGAACTTTCATATCTTATCGACCTTTTCGTTGCTGCCTAATTTCATAGCCATTCATATTGCGATGATTTTTATTTTTATCATTAAAAACAAGAATCATTATCAAGGGTTTGTCAACTATTGTTTGCTAGAAAATGAAAGAAATAGAAATCAAAAGCTATACGACATCACCTTGAATCAGAACAAGACACTCGTTACGCAAAATTTTAAAATCGAGCAGCAGAAAAACCTTCTTTCTTCTCAGTTTCATGAAATTGAAGACAGTTTAAAGTATGCCTCTAATATCCAAAGTGCTCTTTTACCGTCTTTTCAATCCCTAACACTATCCAGAATAAAAGACGCTTTCCTTTACAATAGACCAAAACACCTTGTAAGTGGTGATTTTCATTGGCATGGAACCACTCAAGAGCATCAAGTAATTGCTACAGGAGACTGTACTGGGCATGGTGTACCGGGGGCGTTAATGAGTATGTTAGGTATCTCCCTACTAGACAGAATTGTCAATACAGAAAAAGTGGATAACCCTAAAGTGATTATCGAAAGACTGCACAGAGAGATCAATCACTTACTTAAAAACACAGAGCACAACAATGATGGCATGGCTTTATCAATCATCTGTGTACCACTTGATACCACAAAGAATACACTCACATTTGCAGGGGCCAAAAGTCCTTTGCTAATCATAAAAAATGAGAAAGTTGAATTCTTCAGAGGCAGTAGATACTATATAGGTGGAGATATCGACCTTCATGAAAAATGCCATAACAATACCGTCAATATCGAAAAAGATATGCTTGTCTATATGTATTCTGATGGCTTTGAAGATCAGTTTGGTGGGGAAAAGAATAAAAAATATAAAGCTGCTCAGTTTAGAACTTTGCTTCAAGGCATTTCTCACAAGACTTGTAATGAACAAAAAATAATGCTTGAACAAGAATTCAAACAATGGAAGGACACCCCATCAAAAGCATCCTTCCAAGTTGATGATGTGTTGGTTATGGGTTTAAGATTCTGA
- a CDS encoding ThiF family adenylyltransferase, whose translation MDFSRNSFFIPEEIQKKLSQIDILLCGVGMGSVVAESLVRLGVCNLIIADGDIVELSNLNRQNFTSNDLNEQKVNSLEKRLLSINPKLKLKIVNKFLVKTDLQALILTVDFVINTIDFDQPAFLECHTLCKKYKKYELFPINLGFGGCLILNTQSSPSWDDYYKSSDHNKIKMMILNDVVINNSFSEKMLIKFNEYKTSPPEHDPQLHSASLSCSILITTTIVSILLGENIKTFPDTISFDPLSIIK comes from the coding sequence ATGGACTTCAGTAGAAATAGTTTCTTTATCCCAGAAGAAATACAAAAAAAATTATCACAAATTGACATCTTACTTTGTGGAGTAGGTATGGGAAGTGTCGTTGCAGAAAGCCTTGTACGTTTAGGTGTTTGTAACCTAATTATTGCAGATGGCGATATAGTAGAATTATCAAACCTTAACCGTCAGAACTTTACATCAAATGATTTAAATGAACAAAAGGTTAATTCACTGGAAAAGAGACTTTTGAGCATTAACCCAAAACTCAAGCTTAAAATAGTAAATAAGTTTCTAGTCAAAACTGATCTCCAAGCTTTAATATTAACTGTTGATTTTGTAATTAATACAATTGATTTTGATCAACCGGCATTTTTAGAATGCCACACTCTATGTAAAAAGTATAAAAAATATGAACTCTTTCCCATTAACTTAGGATTTGGAGGTTGCTTAATCTTAAATACACAATCAAGTCCTTCTTGGGATGATTATTATAAGTCATCCGATCATAATAAAATAAAAATGATGATACTTAACGATGTTGTCATCAATAATTCCTTTAGTGAAAAAATGCTGATTAAATTTAATGAGTATAAAACTTCTCCACCTGAACATGATCCTCAGTTACATTCTGCCTCTTTAAGTTGTTCCATATTAATTACAACAACAATCGTTTCTATATTATTAGGAGAAAATATCAAAACATTCCCTGATACAATATCATTTGACCCATTATCGATTATAAAATAA
- a CDS encoding DNA topoisomerase IV subunit B, producing the protein MAENKHNYDESSIKSLDPREHIRLRPGMYIGKLGDGSAPDDGIYVLVKEVVDNSIDEHMMGFGKQIDVSVEDGSVLVKDYGRGIPLGKVVDCVSKINTGAKYDSNAFQKSVGLNGVGTKAVNALSNFFRVQSVREGEKKVAEFEAGKLINDFPVASSNEKNGTTIYFKPDASIFKNYRFLPDYLDDLFWNYAYLNAGLTLKLNQKSFFSKNGLKDLLERKTNAEQIRYPIIHFKSNDIEFAFTHANQYGENYHSFVNGQNTTQGGTHLSAFREAIVKTVRDFFGKNFDATDVRASIIAAVSVRVQEPVFESQTKTKLGSTHIAPDGPTLRTFVNEYVHKELDDFLHKNTEVAQAILKRIQQSERERKEIAGVKKIANERAKKANLHNKKLRDCRLHFNDKKGEEENKRNTTLFITEGDSASGSITKSRNVQSQAVFSLRGKPLNSFGLTKKVVYENEEFNLLQHALNIEDGIDGLRYNRIVIATDADVDGMHIRLLILTFFLQFFPDLVEKGHVYILETPLFRVRNKKKTIYCYSEEEKNKAINALGNKPEITRFKGLGEISPDEFAGFIGEDIRLDPVILSQDSNIKELLTYYMGKNTMDRQKFIINNLRVEKDEIEEAEA; encoded by the coding sequence ATGGCAGAAAATAAGCATAATTACGACGAGAGTAGCATTAAATCGCTAGACCCTCGAGAACATATACGACTTCGCCCTGGTATGTATATCGGTAAATTAGGAGACGGATCTGCTCCTGATGATGGTATTTATGTACTAGTAAAAGAAGTTGTCGATAACAGTATCGACGAACACATGATGGGATTCGGTAAACAGATCGATGTAAGTGTGGAGGATGGTTCTGTTTTGGTTAAGGATTACGGTCGTGGTATTCCATTAGGAAAAGTGGTAGACTGTGTATCTAAAATCAATACAGGTGCAAAATATGACTCTAATGCTTTCCAAAAATCTGTAGGTCTTAATGGTGTTGGTACAAAAGCTGTTAACGCATTATCTAACTTTTTTAGAGTTCAATCTGTAAGAGAAGGAGAAAAGAAAGTAGCAGAATTTGAGGCAGGTAAATTAATTAATGATTTCCCTGTAGCTTCTTCTAATGAAAAAAATGGAACAACGATCTACTTTAAACCGGATGCTTCCATTTTTAAAAACTATCGATTCCTTCCTGATTATTTAGATGATTTATTTTGGAACTATGCCTACTTAAATGCAGGACTTACTCTAAAACTAAATCAAAAGTCATTCTTTTCTAAAAATGGTCTAAAAGACCTTCTAGAAAGAAAAACAAATGCTGAGCAAATCAGATACCCTATCATTCACTTTAAGAGTAATGATATCGAATTTGCATTTACTCATGCCAACCAATATGGAGAAAACTATCACTCTTTCGTTAATGGTCAAAACACAACGCAAGGTGGTACTCACTTATCTGCTTTTAGAGAGGCGATCGTAAAAACAGTAAGAGATTTCTTCGGGAAAAACTTTGATGCAACGGATGTTAGAGCATCTATTATTGCAGCTGTTTCTGTAAGAGTTCAAGAACCTGTTTTCGAATCACAAACGAAAACTAAACTTGGTTCTACTCATATTGCTCCTGATGGTCCTACTCTTCGTACTTTTGTCAACGAATATGTACACAAAGAACTGGACGACTTCTTACATAAAAATACAGAAGTAGCTCAGGCTATCTTGAAACGTATTCAGCAATCTGAACGCGAGCGTAAAGAAATCGCTGGTGTAAAGAAAATTGCAAATGAAAGAGCAAAGAAAGCCAATCTTCATAATAAAAAACTAAGAGATTGTCGACTTCACTTCAACGACAAAAAAGGTGAAGAAGAAAATAAAAGAAATACCACTCTATTTATTACCGAGGGTGATTCTGCATCTGGTAGTATCACAAAATCGAGAAATGTTCAGAGTCAGGCTGTCTTCAGTCTTAGAGGTAAGCCTTTAAACTCTTTTGGTCTAACGAAGAAAGTGGTGTATGAAAACGAAGAGTTCAACTTACTTCAACATGCACTGAATATTGAAGATGGAATCGACGGCCTTCGTTACAATAGAATTGTCATCGCTACCGATGCCGATGTAGATGGTATGCACATCCGTCTGCTTATTCTAACTTTCTTCTTACAATTCTTCCCTGACTTGGTAGAAAAAGGACATGTTTATATTCTTGAAACACCTTTATTCAGAGTAAGAAACAAGAAGAAAACAATCTATTGTTATTCTGAAGAGGAAAAGAACAAAGCAATTAATGCATTAGGAAATAAGCCTGAGATTACTCGATTTAAGGGTCTAGGTGAGATCTCTCCTGATGAATTTGCTGGCTTTATTGGCGAAGATATCCGTTTGGATCCTGTTATTCTAAGCCAAGACAGTAATATCAAAGAGCTTCTGACTTACTATATGGGTAAAAACACTATGGATCGTCAGAAATTTATCATCAACAATTTAAGAGTTGAAAAAGATGAAATAGAAGAAGCGGAAGCTTAA